A region of Oncorhynchus masou masou isolate Uvic2021 chromosome 29, UVic_Omas_1.1, whole genome shotgun sequence DNA encodes the following proteins:
- the LOC135519293 gene encoding inhibin beta B chain-like produces the protein MKRYNLTLACLMACILSICFTLGTTGAETQTVTQESCASCGMPEASERVDIDLLEAVKRHILNRLQMRERPNITHPIPKAAMVTALRRLHAGKLREDGRVEIPNLDGQAAYSNEGQETSEIISFAESDELTSSQASKSSLYFLISSEGNQNLYVSQANLWLYFRLQPTGSEKGPRRKVTVKIHYKEAGTGTAGGAGGGTGPGGGGRWTLVEKRVDLKRSGWHTFPMSEAVRAVFGKGGRRQDLEVHCEGCEASNVVPILVDTADPSHRPFLVVRARQVEGKHRIRKRGLECDGSSGGLCCRQQFYIDFRLIGWNDWIIAPAGYYGNYCEGSCPAYMAGVPGSASSFHTAVVNQYRMRGMSPGSVNSCCIPTKLSTMSMLYFDDEYNIVKRDVPNMIVEECGCA, from the exons ATGAAAAGATATAATCTCACGTTGGCTTGTTTAATGGCTTGCATCCTTTCCATCTGCTTTACTTTGGGCACAACTGGGGCAGAGACTCAAACCGTGACCCAGGAGTCGTGCGCTTCGTGCGGGATGCCGGAGGCGTCAGAACGGGTGGATATAGACTTATTGGAAGCTGTTAAGAGGCACATCTTGAACAGGTTACAAATGAGAGAAAGACCCAACATCACACATCCTATCCCGAAAGCGGCAATGGTGACAGCGCTGAGGCGGCTACACGCAGGTAAACTACGAGAAGACGGAAGGGTTGAGATCCCTAACCTTGATGGACAGGCTGCCTACAGTAACGAGGGGCAAGAGACTTCGGAGATAATCAGCTTCGCAGAATCAG ATGAGCTGACTTCATCTCAAGCATCTAAGTCCAGCCTCTACTTCCTCATCTCCAGTGAAGGGAACCAGAACCTGTACGTGTCTCAGGCCAACCTGTGGCTCTACTTCAGGCTGCAGCCCACCGGCTCCGAGAAAGGGCCTCGACGAAAAGTCACAGTGAAGATCCACTACAaggaggcagggactgggactgcAGGTGGAGCCGGGGGGGGAACAGGGCCAGGGGGAGGAGGTCGGTGGACCCTGGTGGAGAAGCGCGTGGACCTTAAGCGCAGTGGCTGGCACACATTCCCCATGTCAGAGGCCGTGAGGGCCGTGTTTGGTAAGGGTGGCCGGCGGCAGGACCTTGAGGTGCACTGCGAGGGCTGTGAGGCATCCAATGTGGTTCCTATCTTAGTCGACACAGCAGACCCTTCACACAGGCCCTTCCTGGTTGTCCGGGCGCGGCAGGTGGAAGGGAAGCACCGCATCAGGAAGAGGGGCCTGGAGTGTGATGGGAGCAGTGGAGGTCTGTGCTGCAGACAGCAGTTCTACATTGACTTCCGCCTCATTGGCTGGAACGATTGGATCATCGCACCTGCGGGTTACTACGGTAACTACTGCGAGGGGAGCTGCCCGGCGTACATGGCAGGGGTACCGGGGTCAGCGTCGTCGTTCCACACGGCAGTGGTCAACCAATACCGGATGAGGGGCATGAGCCCCGGCTCGGTCAACTCCTGTTGTATCCCCACCAAGCTCAGCACCATGTCTATGCTGTACTTCGACGATGAGTACAACATAGTAAAACGAGATGTGCCCAATATGATAGTGGAAGAGTGTGGCTGTGCCTGA